The following nucleotide sequence is from Drosophila simulans strain w501 chromosome 3L, Prin_Dsim_3.1, whole genome shotgun sequence.
CGATGGGAGCATAGATGTCCGTATCAAAGACCTCATTTCTCGGCATCAGGGCGTCCGAATAAGGAAGTTTCTTGGGCAGACCCAAATCCAAAACGTGGCCACTTCCATCGCGTTGGGTTTCTTCGAACAGCGATATATTGGGGTTGCACCTCAGGTAGTATTGATTTAAAGCCTTTTGGGTGCTCAGCTCATTCTCGGCATGGCGATTCCTGATGGCCACATAGCTGCGATCCGTGACCTTCTCAATGGGCGAATTCTTATAGGTGTGCGCCCCTGGAAATGGTGGCAAATAGTCCGGAATGTACGCGGTGGAGGCCAATACCATGGCCTTTGTGGAGCTCAGTATGGGTGGTGGTCCACTGTGAAAGTCCTGGTCTTGTGTCTCCGGTGCTTTACACTCAACCAAGGCCAACGAATCCGGTTGACCCTCGTACATGGCCTTGAGCTCGCCCACCCTGATGTTCATCCGCATGAAGGTGCGCTCCAGATCAAAGTAGCTGGGTGCACAGCGACCGGCGTGATTGGACCAATTGGTGGTCCGATTGGCAATCTCACGGAATCCTCGAGGGAAGCGTTGATTAACAATACCATTGACATGGAATGAATTTTCTTCTAGCTACTTACTGCCACGCAAAAGTTCCAGCATCGACTGACGCAGTACGTCGTCGACCACCTCACAGTTCTTGGATGCCAGCAAATTGTCCAGCACTGTGGACAAGACCTCGTCGTAGGTATTCATTTTTGGGCAAATCACTTGACTCGACTGATTGTAAAACGAAGTGTCATAGACTGGCAGGGCGAAAAGTTTATCGACGATAACTTTTTgacatttgattaatttggTTCAGGATTGCCAATCTCATTTTTATCAAACATCTAAAACAACAAACgtgtaatattttaattatatttcaaggaatccattttcatttattttgatgtATTTCCAAAAATTAGCATATAAATTTCCATATAACAGTTTATAGCATAACAGCCTAAACTGTTTACACAATCTTTCCAAAAGGCTGAGCACTAAAGACCAGCAGCTAACTACCGATTGGGAACTATCCGCACCACTCCCCTAAAactaattataatattttcgcCTTTTGCGATCGCGACCTACTGCAAACGACTCGGCACATAGAGACTCGTATCTTGAGCATCTCTCCTAATgagttatgcaaatatttacagccGTATGAATGGGTTCCAAGAAAACCAAAGTGGGAGCCATTGTTTGTCCGATGACAAATTCTCCAGACTCCGTCATAGACTAGCCAAAACGTGAGCCATAATCAGTCATAAGccgaataacaacaacaagaaacgGCGCGAAAAGAGAATGGAGAACGGAAAACtggggggaaatggaaaaatccaAGCACGAGGTCACTGTGTCAGAGTGGAAAAACTACTTTAGATGCAGACAGATTCGCGTTTGCGACGCCCAAGAGGCTGCTGCAATTGAACAAATTGTACCTCCTTCCAGAGTCCCTCCCCCATCATATCcccactttttatttttacgatCCCATCATGATGATGTAGATGATGGGGATTATGTTGGCGGTCGTGCATTGTGGGCGTTCCGTGGCTGACATTTGTACAAAGAACTCGCCCGTATCTATCTGGGATCTAATGTTTTTGCCTCCAAGCGCTACCGTTTACGgcgcacagagaaaaaaatctCTGCTCAATTGAAAACTtgttgtttattaattatctatagtacaataaaaaataataaagttcCAAGTCGTAACCGAAAATTCCATCAAGTTTTTTTAATACTCAAATAgataaattgttttcaaattgcGTTATAAAAACGTAGCTTtttcgtaaaaaaaaaacaagggaaACGCAATTAGATACTCGTTGTTTAGCTAATAAGctgaaaaataatgaatacacatatatatttcgcCGCGTGACAGTTTTAAGTGGTTTGTTGCCTTTAGAGTGGGGGTGGCCAAAAGATTTTCGGCATTCCGATAGTAACtggcaagacaaataataaaattgaaaataatgccATGTTTCAAAATTGTGGGCATGACAGTTTTGAGCGTTAAACTGGGCGTGAAAATCTTCTTCAAGCTTCCTGTGCGTCTATGTTAGAAGAATCTGCATGCGTTACtttcttaacttttttagattttatagctcctgagatctcgacgttcatacggacagacataCGGACAGTCCAACATGGTCTGATTATCTGGCCTAGTAATTCTGATCAATCCTATATCCTgaatactatatattttaaaacggATAAAACGGATaaatacgatttttttttctgttgcaAAGATTAAATGCAATCTGCTTTCTAGACactattttttcttttctttttaatttatgccatCGCAACTGCGGTTGCGCCCATTGTCGCATAAATTTATTCTTAATTAACAAGAATGAGGAGCACATCCCGACATGCCGACGACGAGCGATTTGCAGGTTGTTTGCCCAgatgacaaacaaaataattgctGCAATTTAGCCACCACCAGCCAAGATCCAAACAGCGGAGTATTTGTATCCgagtacatatatgcacatagGGGAAGTGCAGTCGGCGCAAATTGAGCTGTCTTGGGCTAATTCAAACGATTAATTCGATAAGCTTACAGCTCAAATCGGCAAACAGAAAGACGAACGACGGTTGGACAAACTGGCAGCCAATTGATTGAGCAGTCGATTGCGATTGCTAGGGAAGTCTGTGGCCAAAGGCCCGGTGCAAATTGCCGCGTCGGCTGGTTTGGAGTACAAAGCACCACAAATTGTTCCAGTTTCCGAGGCGCAGATAAATCTATTGAGATATCGGTACCCGGTTCCTCCATCCATCGCCTCGTTCCTCATCGCAGATGCACTTTTGCTGGACCGTTAGGCCCACGCAGGCCAAATGCATCTTGGCGAGAACTGTCTGGATTTCATAGAGCTTGTGGCACGATCTTCCGGAGAACTGTTGCCTCAAAGCAATCACTTGACGGAGGGCATAATCTTTATGGCAGGCCAATGAGGGAACTTTTCGACAGGTTGAGCCACGTCCCGAAATTAAGGGATTAGAGGTTAACGGAACTAGTTGAACTAGTGACCTCTGCAAATTACAGTTTTCATGATTACAGAGTTTAATAGAAAGTCAAATAACTAAATACAACTATTTTgtaagaaaaacattttaaagataCCTTAATTATCATAAATTTACAAAGATATGTCCAAAAGAATGCAAATTGTCACTGATTGGCGTTCTTTTTTTGATAATGACCACTTAGTTAAGGCCTCCTTACAATCTTCTGGATCGAAGACAATCAAAAGCAGGCATTCGCACGACTTTTTGCCGGCCAAACAAATCGCTAATGGCACAATCAATGCAAAATTGCGTAATTAAAGCCAGATGGCGATCGGTTTGGGCcacatttgattttgatcaatGGCCAGCAGTCAGCCCACGGAAGCCAATTTACCAAAGACACAAAGCGCGTTCGTCGTCAACCCGTCAAGTTGTGTTAAATTGTATAATGACTACAGCactaacaataacaattattgTAAGTTATTGTATCGCAAAGGGGAAACGAGTTTGGATGACCAACAGGTG
It contains:
- the LOC6738993 gene encoding transcription initiation factor TFIID subunit 8 gives rise to the protein MNTYDEVLSTVLDNLLASKNCEVVDDVLRQSMLELLRGRFREIANRTTNWSNHAGRCAPSYFDLERTFMRMNIRVGELKAMYEGQPDSLALVECKAPETQDQDFHSGPPPILSSTKAMVLASTAYIPDYLPPFPGAHTYKNSPIEKVTDRSYVAIRNRHAENELSTQKALNQYYLRCNPNISLFEETQRDGSGHVLDLGLPKKLPYSDALMPRNEVFDTDIYAPIEVITHKALDCRFLEKPKLHSSRPSPGNFEDEDVEMEERCSPGGLGIEKPN